In Nakamurella antarctica, the following are encoded in one genomic region:
- a CDS encoding potassium-transporting ATPase subunit F, producing MTFFNFLAGALGIISVIYLVYALVKPEKF from the coding sequence ATGACGTTCTTCAACTTCCTCGCTGGAGCACTGGGCATCATCTCGGTGATTTACCTGGTGTACGCACTGGTGAAACCGGAGAAATTCTGA
- the kdpB gene encoding potassium-transporting ATPase subunit KdpB gives MSTTSLTAPTDPHIEHDGTKKTSSGAFDLAHLVAALPGALRKLDPRQMWRNPVMFIVEVGAVLTTALAIAEPFTGGPQSSGGSEIPASFTWAIAGWLWLTVIFANLAEAVAEGRGKAQADSLRKTRTSTTAHRLQTYDAFTDAGAESAVVEPISSADLQLGDHVVVIAGELIPGDGDIVWGIASVDESAITGESAPVVRESGGDRSAVTGGTRVLSDRVVIQITSKPGETFVDRMIGLVEGASRQKTPNEIALNILLASLSIIFVVVALTLNPIAGYSAATVSIPVLVALLVCLIPTTIGALLSAIGIAGMDRLVQRNVLAMSGRAVEAAGDITTLLLDKTGTITYGNRQATEFVAMPGVSQGELIRAAALSSLSDPTPEGKSIVDLAIGCDVTANEPAAGEVVPFTAQTRMSGIDLAAGGQVRKGAGSAVMSWISESEPLTEPVQLALAERVELISNDGGTPLVVATKDADGAGRILGVVRLKDIVKEGIAERFSELRAMGIRTVMITGDNALTAKAIAAEAGIDDFLAEATPEDKLALIRKEQAGGNLVAMTGDGTNDAPALAQADVGVAMNTGTSAAKEAGNMVDLDSDPTKLIDIVRIGKQLLITRGALTTFSIANDIAKYFAVIPAMFAGVFPALDRLNIMSLSSPASAILSAIIFNAIIIVVLIPLALRGVKYRPASASKVLSRNLLVYGVGGIVAPFVGIKLIDLVVSLIPGF, from the coding sequence ATGTCAACTACTTCCTTGACCGCGCCCACCGATCCGCACATCGAGCACGATGGCACGAAGAAAACTTCCAGCGGCGCCTTCGATCTCGCGCACTTGGTAGCAGCTCTCCCCGGCGCACTGCGCAAGCTGGATCCCCGTCAAATGTGGCGGAACCCGGTGATGTTTATCGTGGAGGTCGGCGCCGTTCTCACCACTGCGCTGGCCATCGCCGAACCATTCACCGGCGGACCCCAGAGCTCCGGTGGGTCCGAGATCCCCGCCTCTTTCACGTGGGCGATCGCGGGCTGGCTCTGGCTCACCGTCATTTTCGCCAACTTGGCGGAGGCGGTGGCGGAGGGCCGCGGCAAAGCGCAGGCCGATAGCTTGCGAAAGACCCGGACCAGCACTACCGCGCACCGGCTGCAGACCTACGATGCGTTTACCGACGCCGGTGCAGAAAGTGCTGTCGTAGAACCGATCTCGTCGGCAGATCTGCAGCTCGGTGACCATGTCGTCGTGATTGCGGGAGAACTGATCCCCGGTGACGGCGACATCGTGTGGGGTATCGCCTCTGTCGACGAATCGGCCATCACCGGCGAGTCGGCCCCCGTGGTGCGCGAATCCGGCGGGGATCGCAGCGCGGTGACCGGTGGCACTCGCGTGCTATCCGACCGGGTGGTGATACAAATCACCAGTAAGCCGGGCGAAACGTTCGTGGACCGGATGATCGGCCTCGTCGAGGGCGCGTCGCGGCAGAAGACGCCGAACGAGATCGCTCTCAACATCTTGTTGGCAAGCCTTTCCATCATCTTCGTCGTGGTGGCTTTGACTTTGAATCCCATTGCGGGGTATTCCGCGGCCACGGTCAGCATTCCGGTGTTGGTGGCGTTGTTGGTCTGTCTCATTCCGACCACCATTGGCGCCTTGCTTTCAGCCATCGGTATTGCCGGAATGGACCGCTTGGTGCAACGAAACGTGTTGGCGATGTCCGGCCGCGCCGTCGAGGCCGCCGGAGATATCACCACTTTGCTGCTCGACAAGACCGGCACCATCACCTATGGCAATCGGCAGGCAACGGAATTCGTTGCCATGCCGGGTGTTTCGCAGGGCGAGCTGATCAGGGCCGCAGCATTGTCGTCCCTAAGCGACCCCACCCCCGAGGGAAAATCCATCGTCGATTTAGCCATCGGCTGCGATGTCACGGCCAACGAACCAGCAGCGGGGGAGGTGGTGCCGTTCACCGCCCAAACCCGTATGAGCGGCATCGATCTCGCCGCTGGTGGGCAGGTACGCAAGGGAGCTGGCTCAGCCGTTATGAGCTGGATCAGCGAATCGGAGCCACTCACCGAGCCCGTCCAACTCGCCCTCGCCGAACGCGTGGAGTTGATCTCCAACGACGGTGGCACCCCCCTGGTCGTTGCCACCAAGGATGCTGATGGCGCGGGGCGCATCCTGGGTGTGGTTCGACTCAAGGACATCGTGAAAGAAGGAATAGCCGAACGCTTCTCGGAGCTGCGGGCAATGGGTATTCGCACGGTGATGATCACCGGGGACAACGCTCTCACCGCCAAGGCCATCGCTGCCGAGGCGGGGATCGACGATTTTCTTGCCGAGGCCACTCCGGAGGACAAGCTCGCGCTGATCCGCAAAGAGCAGGCCGGCGGAAACCTTGTCGCAATGACGGGCGACGGTACGAATGACGCGCCCGCCCTGGCCCAGGCAGATGTGGGTGTGGCGATGAATACCGGTACCTCGGCAGCCAAAGAGGCCGGCAACATGGTCGATCTGGACTCTGACCCGACGAAGTTGATCGACATCGTCCGCATCGGCAAGCAGCTTTTGATTACCCGGGGCGCGTTGACGACATTCTCCATCGCCAACGACATCGCCAAATATTTTGCGGTTATCCCTGCAATGTTCGCTGGGGTGTTCCCCGCACTCGACCGCCTGAACATTATGAGTTTGAGTTCACCGGCGTCGGCGATTCTCTCGGCCATCATCTTCAACGCCATCATCATCGTGGTGCTGATCCCGCTCGCGTTGCGCGGGGTGAAGTACCGCCCGGCGTCCGCGTCGAAGGTCCTGAGCCGAAACCTGTTGGTATACGGCGTCGGCGGGATCGTCGCACCCTTTGTCGGGATCAAACTGATCGACCTTGTCGTCAGCCTGATTCCCGGTTTCTGA
- a CDS encoding YeiH family protein, with product MNSSFESTPSAKKLHNSLPRWLPGLAASGVAALLAWGIHRLVPAIPLLTAAVALGILVAQLPQARSPLSGILAPGLSLSAKRLMRLGVVLLGLKLSVVDIFGLGWVSITCVIGVVLITFGATWWLGRIFRLPGHQPLLIATGFAICGASAIGAMSGVVKAKDEETATPVALVTLCGTLAIAVLPALWHPLGLTADEFGHWVGAGVHDVGQVVATAQIAGTSALAIAIVVKLTRVLMLAPMVSLAAIVVRRSTTSNTHSQRMPIMPLFVAGFLVAVLIRTFIPLPELALHIADAVQTALLAMALFGLGTAVRLKQLVTTGWRALAVGMLSWLLIAVLALGAVALG from the coding sequence GTGAACTCCAGCTTCGAATCCACTCCGTCTGCCAAAAAGCTCCACAATTCGTTGCCGCGTTGGCTTCCCGGACTCGCAGCTTCCGGTGTGGCCGCACTGCTCGCTTGGGGCATCCACCGCCTAGTCCCGGCGATTCCTTTACTGACTGCGGCTGTGGCGTTGGGCATCTTGGTCGCCCAACTCCCCCAGGCGCGCTCTCCGCTCTCCGGCATCCTCGCACCGGGACTGTCGTTATCGGCCAAGCGCCTGATGCGGCTGGGAGTCGTGCTCCTCGGGTTGAAACTCAGCGTGGTCGACATCTTCGGGTTGGGATGGGTGAGCATCACCTGCGTGATCGGCGTGGTCCTCATCACCTTTGGTGCGACGTGGTGGCTCGGGCGAATCTTCCGGCTGCCCGGACATCAGCCGCTGCTGATTGCGACCGGATTTGCCATCTGCGGCGCTTCCGCAATTGGCGCTATGAGCGGGGTGGTCAAGGCCAAAGATGAAGAAACTGCTACCCCCGTAGCACTTGTCACCTTGTGCGGCACCTTGGCCATCGCCGTGCTGCCAGCCCTATGGCACCCGCTGGGCCTTACGGCGGACGAGTTCGGGCACTGGGTCGGCGCAGGTGTGCATGACGTCGGCCAGGTCGTTGCCACCGCGCAAATCGCGGGCACTAGCGCCTTGGCTATCGCAATTGTCGTAAAACTAACCCGGGTATTGATGCTCGCCCCGATGGTGTCGTTAGCCGCCATCGTGGTGCGGCGCTCCACCACTAGCAACACGCATTCTCAAAGAATGCCGATCATGCCGCTGTTTGTGGCCGGATTTCTCGTCGCAGTGCTCATCCGCACCTTTATTCCACTTCCCGAACTAGCCCTCCACATCGCCGACGCCGTGCAAACTGCGCTGCTGGCCATGGCGCTTTTTGGACTTGGGACGGCAGTGCGCTTGAAGCAATTGGTGACCACCGGGTGGCGGGCGCTCGCTGTCGGGATGCTGTCCTGGCTGCTGATAGCGGTTCTAGCGTTGGGCGCGGTGGCACTGGGTTAG
- a CDS encoding phosphatase PAP2 family protein — MDWPSWDQAFAAAFVSVVAWLLLRRLASTKGRAAAMRTCHEFAVLAGLYGMWRLARMLPITKEDGALDRARSIDHLQRALHLPAEISMQHFVVAHDWLARLVNAYYATIHVPALIIFLVWAFVRHRDHYPHWRNGLVAVTAGCLLIRFVRVAPPRFIPELGFVDLSQQYGLGVYGPVGTGVSDQFAAMPSIHVGWAAVVALGVFGMSDSRWRWVVLMHLPVTVFVVAATGHHWWLDGVVAVALLGFGLILDTRLRRRVSERRQDVSLQGAAK; from the coding sequence GTGGATTGGCCATCGTGGGATCAAGCTTTCGCAGCGGCCTTCGTCAGTGTTGTGGCTTGGCTCTTACTGCGCCGGCTCGCGTCGACAAAGGGCCGCGCCGCCGCGATGCGCACCTGCCACGAATTTGCAGTGTTAGCCGGACTGTATGGAATGTGGCGGTTGGCCCGGATGCTCCCCATTACCAAGGAAGACGGCGCGCTGGACCGCGCTCGGTCGATAGACCATCTGCAGCGTGCACTGCACCTGCCCGCTGAAATATCGATGCAGCACTTCGTCGTAGCGCATGACTGGCTGGCCCGCCTCGTCAATGCTTATTACGCGACCATCCATGTGCCGGCGCTGATTATCTTTTTGGTGTGGGCCTTTGTGCGTCATCGAGATCACTACCCGCACTGGCGCAATGGCCTAGTCGCCGTCACCGCTGGCTGCCTACTGATCCGCTTTGTGCGAGTGGCTCCGCCCCGATTCATTCCTGAGCTTGGCTTTGTTGATCTCTCGCAGCAGTACGGGCTTGGTGTGTACGGGCCCGTGGGTACAGGTGTCTCGGACCAGTTTGCGGCTATGCCCTCCATTCACGTGGGGTGGGCGGCGGTGGTGGCGCTTGGCGTATTCGGGATGTCGGACAGTCGCTGGCGGTGGGTGGTGCTAATGCACCTACCCGTGACGGTGTTCGTCGTTGCTGCTACGGGACATCACTGGTGGCTGGATGGTGTTGTTGCAGTCGCTCTGCTCGGATTTGGCCTGATTCTTGATACCCGATTGAGACGCCGCGTGAGCGAAAGGCGCCAGGATGTTTCGCTGCAGGGCGCCGCGAAATAG
- the kdpA gene encoding potassium-transporting ATPase subunit KdpA → MNIGATIAQAALLVVVLAVLYRPLGDYMAKTFTSRKDLRVERGFYRIIGVDSAAEQTWSAYFRGVLAFSVVGVLLVYGIQRLQAVLPYSLGFPPVPPGLSFNTAASFVTNTNWQSYSPDVTLGYVVQLFGLAVQNFVSAAVGIAVAIALVRGLVLRKSGTLGNFWVDLTRGTLRILLPLAIVSAVVLIAAGVIQNLNGFTDITTLSGGAQSLPGGPVASQEAIKELGTNGGGFFNANSSHPFENPNGWSNMFEIILMLAIPFSLPRTFGTIVGDRKQGYAILAVMSTIYVASLAALTIFESRGAGTATLLAGGAMEGKEQRFGIAASTLFGTTSTLTSTGAVNSMHDSYTAFGGMIPMLNMQLGEVAPGGVGSGLYGMLVLAVIAVFISGLLVGRTPEYLGKKIGPREIKLASLYILVMPTLVLVGTALSFGIPAIRSDVESTSILNPGLHGLSEVLYAFTSAANNNGSAFAGLTANTPWFNTALGLVMILGRFLPIVFVLALAGSLAKQDKVPATSGTLPTHRPLFVGLLIGVTLIITALTFFPVLALGPLAEGLS, encoded by the coding sequence ATGAATATTGGCGCCACTATTGCTCAAGCAGCACTGCTTGTTGTCGTTTTAGCGGTGTTGTACCGGCCGCTCGGGGACTACATGGCAAAGACCTTCACGTCGCGGAAGGACCTGCGCGTAGAGCGGGGCTTCTATCGCATTATTGGAGTTGATTCGGCCGCCGAGCAGACCTGGTCGGCATACTTCCGCGGGGTCCTCGCCTTTTCGGTGGTGGGTGTTCTGCTGGTCTACGGGATTCAGCGACTCCAAGCAGTCCTCCCATATTCACTCGGTTTCCCGCCCGTTCCCCCTGGCTTATCCTTCAACACCGCGGCGTCCTTCGTTACCAACACCAACTGGCAGTCGTACTCACCCGACGTCACACTGGGATACGTCGTCCAACTGTTCGGTCTTGCGGTGCAGAACTTTGTCTCCGCTGCCGTCGGCATTGCGGTGGCAATTGCTCTAGTAAGGGGCCTCGTACTTCGCAAGTCGGGGACACTGGGCAACTTCTGGGTGGACCTCACCCGCGGCACGCTGCGAATTCTGTTGCCGTTGGCGATCGTCTCCGCCGTGGTGCTGATCGCAGCGGGTGTGATTCAAAACCTCAATGGGTTCACCGACATCACCACCCTCAGTGGCGGCGCGCAGTCCCTGCCGGGCGGACCCGTAGCGTCGCAGGAGGCGATCAAAGAACTCGGCACCAACGGTGGTGGTTTCTTCAACGCCAACTCCTCGCACCCGTTCGAGAATCCCAACGGGTGGTCCAACATGTTCGAGATCATCTTGATGCTCGCCATCCCGTTCAGCTTGCCGCGCACCTTCGGCACCATAGTCGGTGATCGCAAGCAGGGCTATGCCATCCTCGCCGTGATGTCCACGATCTACGTCGCATCTTTGGCGGCGTTGACGATCTTCGAGTCCCGCGGCGCGGGTACCGCGACACTGCTTGCCGGCGGCGCCATGGAAGGCAAGGAGCAACGGTTCGGTATTGCCGCATCGACGTTGTTCGGGACGACGTCCACGTTGACGTCGACTGGCGCGGTCAATTCCATGCACGACTCCTACACAGCGTTCGGCGGAATGATCCCGATGCTCAATATGCAATTGGGCGAGGTGGCACCCGGAGGTGTTGGGTCGGGGTTGTACGGAATGTTGGTGCTGGCGGTGATCGCGGTCTTCATTTCTGGACTGCTCGTTGGCCGCACCCCCGAGTACCTCGGCAAGAAGATTGGCCCACGCGAGATAAAGCTCGCGAGCCTCTACATTCTGGTGATGCCGACATTGGTTCTGGTGGGCACCGCCCTCAGCTTCGGCATACCGGCCATCAGGAGTGACGTCGAAAGCACGTCGATTCTCAATCCGGGCCTACACGGACTCTCAGAAGTGTTGTACGCCTTTACTTCTGCGGCCAATAACAACGGGTCGGCCTTTGCTGGCCTGACGGCAAACACTCCGTGGTTCAATACCGCGCTGGGCCTGGTCATGATTCTCGGACGTTTCCTGCCCATAGTGTTCGTCCTTGCTCTTGCCGGATCCCTGGCAAAGCAGGACAAGGTGCCCGCCACGTCGGGCACGCTGCCGACCCATCGGCCACTATTCGTGGGGCTGCTCATCGGCGTCACCCTCATCATCACCGCACTCACCTTTTTCCCCGTACTTGCGCTGGGGCCGCTAGCTGAAGGGCTGTCCTAA
- a CDS encoding sensor histidine kinase, whose product MTALDNDSRWARRTLRFRLTAGVLLLLFLACAVVGGVTTLSLQHFLTTRLDEQLQSAGGRYSASLEHRFPKPGKPDGDGDNKVISQDVGTLGVRLVGGVVREAVVIARDGTSAPITFGPKDAATLVALPQPGGATTITLESIGDYRVQTVAGQDGDVQVTGLPMDPVSDVIKRLLAVEIAVFAGVLLVGAVVAAYSVRLTLRPLNRIADSALDVASRPLSTQDTLQPVHLPHAPPGTEIGQVTQAFEKMMSHVAAALAARSRTESQLRQFVADASHEIRTPLAVIRSHTELALSQGEQIPITVCHSLGRIAAHTVRISELVDDLLLLARLDSGVPGVRLPIDMSRMAVESVSDATIAGADHVWRLDLPPAAVEIVGDERQLQQVFNNLLSNARLHTPAGTLVTFRIRETAGYAVVTITDTGPGISSDLLPTVFDRFSQGSTARSTATGGTGLGLAIARALVEANEGDLSVDSVPGRTEFALRFPVASNAPVSPR is encoded by the coding sequence ATGACCGCACTGGACAACGACAGCCGGTGGGCTCGCAGGACTCTGCGATTCAGGCTCACCGCAGGAGTTTTACTGCTGCTGTTTCTCGCGTGCGCGGTGGTGGGAGGGGTGACAACTCTTTCGCTGCAGCACTTTCTCACCACTCGGCTTGACGAACAGCTGCAGTCGGCAGGGGGCCGGTACTCAGCATCCTTGGAGCACCGTTTCCCGAAACCGGGAAAGCCCGACGGTGACGGCGACAATAAAGTGATAAGCCAAGACGTAGGGACGCTCGGCGTCCGATTGGTGGGCGGCGTAGTCCGTGAGGCCGTGGTTATCGCCCGGGATGGCACCAGCGCACCCATCACTTTCGGGCCCAAGGATGCCGCGACCTTGGTTGCGCTGCCTCAACCGGGCGGCGCTACCACGATTACATTGGAATCAATCGGCGACTACCGGGTTCAGACCGTGGCGGGCCAAGACGGCGATGTGCAGGTTACGGGCCTACCGATGGATCCGGTGAGCGACGTGATCAAGCGGCTTCTCGCAGTGGAGATTGCGGTCTTCGCCGGGGTGCTGCTGGTTGGCGCAGTGGTTGCTGCCTACTCGGTGCGCCTGACCCTGCGGCCCCTCAACCGCATCGCAGATTCGGCGTTGGATGTAGCCTCTCGGCCGCTCTCAACGCAAGACACACTCCAACCGGTGCACCTGCCGCATGCTCCGCCTGGAACAGAGATAGGTCAGGTCACCCAAGCCTTCGAGAAGATGATGAGCCACGTCGCAGCTGCCCTCGCAGCGCGCAGCCGGACTGAAAGTCAGCTCCGACAGTTTGTCGCTGACGCGAGCCATGAAATCAGGACGCCACTGGCGGTGATTCGAAGTCACACCGAGTTGGCTCTGTCGCAGGGTGAGCAGATCCCGATAACGGTGTGTCATTCACTGGGCAGAATTGCTGCGCACACGGTGCGCATCAGCGAGTTGGTTGATGACCTGCTATTGCTCGCTCGGCTCGATAGTGGAGTGCCCGGAGTTCGCCTGCCAATTGATATGTCGAGGATGGCGGTGGAGTCTGTCTCAGATGCCACTATCGCCGGAGCGGACCATGTGTGGCGATTGGATCTGCCGCCCGCTGCAGTGGAAATCGTCGGTGATGAGAGGCAATTGCAGCAAGTGTTCAACAACCTCTTGTCGAATGCGCGCCTGCACACCCCCGCGGGGACCCTAGTGACCTTCAGAATTCGAGAAACTGCTGGATACGCCGTCGTGACCATTACCGATACCGGCCCGGGGATAAGTTCAGACTTGCTACCAACGGTTTTCGACAGATTCAGCCAGGGCAGCACCGCTCGGTCGACGGCCACGGGTGGCACTGGGTTGGGGTTAGCTATCGCCCGCGCATTGGTGGAGGCCAACGAGGGTGACTTATCGGTGGACAGCGTTCCAGGTCGCACGGAGTTTGCCCTGCGATTTCCAGTGGCCAGCAACGCGCCAGTCTCGCCCCGCTGA
- a CDS encoding pentapeptide repeat-containing protein — MRTFFTPIPRERGRATRLVRRAALASLASLAALLIGSQAMASSAAPQACAPLSGVQMAKHVFTAAEVSQRPNFSCADLRGASFVGLRLGQVNFVGANLTGAKLAGAELSQANFSKANLTGADLAGADLVQATLVGANLTGSSLVGADLGQAEAGGAVFTGADLSKAKLTQTNLTNAVMDQTNLSGTSFMQATLTGATLEGATGVVRWDIYVAVGALALLTLLIIGFLVTALTRNLQGASLVRVLTFGILGRVSLVLGIHFLLGGLIGVFGTVLLGPVAQMCSGPQCAIGIDRGMQGTFIGVGLIVVSTFLMAFARPGRAWLPLAFFLPSFFELNS; from the coding sequence GTGCGTACATTTTTCACCCCTATTCCTCGTGAACGAGGGCGCGCCACTCGTCTTGTCCGCCGCGCCGCTCTTGCGTCGCTGGCAAGCCTTGCTGCGCTGTTAATCGGTAGCCAGGCGATGGCTTCCAGTGCAGCCCCACAGGCGTGTGCTCCACTGAGCGGTGTACAAATGGCGAAGCACGTGTTTACCGCCGCCGAAGTGTCGCAGCGACCCAACTTTAGCTGCGCAGATTTGCGTGGTGCATCTTTCGTGGGCCTACGGCTGGGCCAGGTCAATTTCGTCGGAGCCAATCTCACCGGAGCCAAGCTTGCTGGCGCAGAATTGAGTCAAGCCAACTTCTCTAAAGCAAACCTGACGGGTGCGGACCTGGCGGGTGCCGATCTGGTGCAAGCCACCCTGGTCGGGGCAAACCTCACCGGGAGTTCATTGGTCGGCGCCGATTTAGGGCAGGCAGAGGCCGGCGGCGCGGTCTTCACCGGCGCCGACCTTTCGAAAGCTAAGTTGACGCAGACAAACCTCACGAACGCCGTGATGGATCAGACCAACCTGAGTGGAACATCCTTCATGCAGGCAACTCTCACGGGCGCAACCCTTGAAGGTGCCACCGGAGTCGTTCGCTGGGACATCTACGTCGCCGTCGGGGCCTTGGCGCTTCTGACCCTACTTATTATTGGATTTCTCGTCACCGCGCTGACTCGGAATCTCCAAGGTGCATCGCTGGTTCGGGTTCTCACGTTCGGCATTCTCGGCAGGGTGTCGCTCGTCCTGGGAATCCATTTCCTGCTGGGCGGCTTGATAGGCGTCTTTGGAACCGTGCTTCTCGGGCCTGTCGCTCAGATGTGTTCCGGTCCGCAGTGCGCCATCGGGATCGATCGGGGGATGCAGGGCACGTTCATCGGTGTGGGGTTGATCGTGGTGAGCACGTTTTTGATGGCCTTTGCGCGCCCTGGCCGCGCATGGCTGCCTCTCGCATTTTTTCTGCCCAGTTTCTTCGAGCTGAACAGCTGA
- the kdpC gene encoding potassium-transporting ATPase subunit KdpC has translation MSRFQASVRPYGVALRAMLVLTVGLGLLYPLVILGIGQTLFNKTANGSLVTVGDRAVGSSLIGQSFSDTDGNPLPQFFQPRPSAAGNGYDSSASGGSNFGPENADLIAAITKRKAEIAAFNNVDPASIPADALTASSSGLDPDISKEYALLQANRVAAARGIPLAQMQALVTDHIASRNLGFLGEETVNVLELNIALEQIGG, from the coding sequence ATGAGTAGATTTCAGGCTTCGGTGCGGCCCTACGGGGTTGCGCTGCGCGCCATGCTGGTGTTGACCGTGGGATTGGGCTTGCTCTATCCGCTGGTAATCCTCGGCATTGGACAAACGCTGTTTAACAAAACAGCGAACGGATCGTTGGTCACCGTTGGGGATAGGGCAGTGGGCTCTTCCCTGATCGGGCAGTCCTTTTCGGACACCGATGGCAATCCACTACCCCAGTTTTTCCAGCCGCGGCCCTCGGCTGCCGGGAATGGCTACGACAGTTCTGCTTCGGGGGGCAGTAACTTCGGGCCGGAAAATGCCGATTTGATCGCTGCCATTACCAAGCGTAAGGCAGAGATCGCCGCCTTCAATAACGTCGACCCGGCCTCGATTCCGGCCGATGCGCTGACGGCTTCCTCCTCCGGATTGGACCCTGACATCAGCAAGGAATATGCGCTGCTGCAAGCAAATCGGGTGGCCGCTGCTCGGGGAATCCCGCTGGCCCAAATGCAAGCGCTCGTCACCGATCACATCGCGAGCCGTAACCTGGGGTTTCTGGGTGAGGAGACTGTCAATGTGCTGGAACTTAATATCGCGCTTGAGCAAATCGGCGGGTAG